The DNA segment GTGCCACCGGTGATAAGAATAACTTTATTGTTGAACATGTATCAATTAAACTATTAGTTTGAAGGATATGGTACCCACATATACTGTGCCCATATATTATAATTATTAGATTTTAAGAAAGAATGATATTTTGTTAACTTTTTATATTCTTTTTTATGTATTTGTTTTATAGAGTTTATAATTTTTATACTATCTTTTTCATCTATAAGATTATTTTCTCTACAGTATTCGGTCATTTGTATTGCTTCTGCATAAAAATTATAAACACAGTATAGAGATATGAGTTTTCTAATAATTGATACAGGCGGTTGTTCTTTCTTTACCCAATTTATACTCCTAAAATATACCGCATCAAATTCATATACCCTAGCACTAACTGATGGGGATTGCTCATGAGCATCAAGATATATTTTATGGTATGATTTATTATCGGTAGAATTAGGTATATGTCCTCTATTTATCCTAAGTTCAAAAAGTTCAAATCCAGATTGTCTCATAAAACTATCGGTATTTTGGAAAGTAGCCTGATTCATGTATATCTCATGTAGCCCTACTTCCACTTCTATCAGCATTATATCTTTCAACATATCTGGTGAAATTCCCTGTATAATTTCTAATTCTGCACCTTGAACGTCCAATTTTATAGCATCAAAATTTTTCACCTTTATCTCTTTTAGAATTGTACTTAAATTTCTTGTTTCTATTTCTAGTTCTTTCATAGGAAACAAATAAGTACTTTTTTCTGAAAATAAAACTGATTCTTTATTAACTGGTAAAATAGAACTTCCAGTGGGAACATTACTAAGATAGAGTGTTCTTTTCCCATCTTTTCCAGAAAGTGCCTTATTTATATAATGAAAATCATGAGGATGAGAATACCTTCCAACAGTAGATATCAAATCATCATAAGATCGTAAATCAGGTTCAAAAATATAAAAACAAGTATTACCTATTAATTTATGATGATGGGGCTGTAAATTCACCGCTCCTCCCACATCTACAAGAGTTATTTTTTCACCATCTAAAAGGTCTCGAATCTCACAAATAGTATCAGAAGATAAAGTAGTTTTGTTCCTCTTCCATAGTCGAGCAAATATTAAAGCGTTTTTTATAATTTTTTTTATATACATCATTTTTTTATGCCTATAGAATTAAAAACTAATCTTTTGAGTTTCCCTAATCGCCTACGAATAAAAACTTTTTTTGTAGGTTTTTCCGAAAATATTACTTGAAGTGCGATCCTTTCACCACTGTTTAGAAGACCACCTCTATGGAGCACATTTGCTCCGTCAAAAACTAAAAATGTTCCTGCCTCTCCCAAAATATGTTTTTCATTTTGTAAAACATATTTTTCTTCACTACTACCAGGTATAAGATCCCATCCAAAATGAGAATTCCATTGCATAAAATTTGGTAATTTCATGAAATCTTCTCTAAATATTGGGCATGAAAAAATCTGATGGTAATTGTGCTGATAAAAATTCTTCTCTTTAAATAGATCCCCCCTGCCCACCTGTCCTATTATTCTTCCAACTAAATACCCTAATGCTGTCAATTTTAGGTCACTTAGATGGGGAATACTTACAGACGTTGGTCCATTATCCTTTGTAACATCACTTAAATACAATATTGATTTTGGGTAAGCGGGAGATTCATCGTAATGAAAATAAGTAGTTTTAGCTGGTAGATCATAATTATCGTATTTTACGTTCCACCAAGTAGATTTTGGAACACTTAATTCTAAAGCAAGTCCACCTACATGCATTTCACGACCAGTATACATGCTCATGAGTTCATTCATTTTTAAATACTCAAATTGTTTGTTTACTACGTCAGCAATTTTTTGAACTATATCACCATTATTTATAGAAAGATCATCTCTTGTTGTTTTTCCTTCCCGTACATTTTGTTTAAAAACTTCTATTGCAGGTTGACCAACCTTTAATATTTCTTCTACTGCACGTTTTTCTATTTTTGAAACATAATACAAATTTTCTTTCAGAAAAATATACTTATCATACAGTGATTTTTCTTGTTGAGTTTTAAGAAAAGTTTTTGTTTCAAGAAAATAAAATTTTATATCATTTTCAAGTAAAAAATTTATTTCATTAAATAAATCAGTAATAAAATAACCATCCCTTTCTATTTTTTTTTGTTTTAGCAATATGAGTTTTATTTTCTCTAACTCTCCAAAGCATTCACTTTTAATTTTTTCTTTTAATTTTCTTTTTAACCGAAACCCTTCTATCTTTATTACTTTGTACAATGTTTCAAAATTTTGAATATCCTCTTGCGAGAGTTCAAACGAGTAATTTGGTTTAAGAAAAGCCTTATGGATCCTGTAATCTATCATTTTTTTAATTATACGTGTAATTTTTTAATTTTTTTAACAATAAATATGATGTATTTAAATTTTTGTTATATGTACTTTCTCAATAACGGGGTCTCTAAAAATCTTTATGGATGGAACATCTGCAACATGTGCATCAATAACATCGTATGGAGAATTATTTTTATCTAACAATACAATATATGGAAAAGCGTACTCTAAATTACAAGAAGAGAGATTATCTATCTTAAGATGTAGTTTATGGTAAACATTTTTCTTAATAATGTCATCACAACGGTACTTATTTGTTCCATAGGCTAAACTATTGGGAGAATTTTGAAATCCTATAGCTACAAATAAGTTATCATTTTCTATATCAACAGATGAAACAAGTGTAAACAATAATACTAAAAAATTATTTTCTTGAGAAGGGAAATGGGTACATTCAATATCTTTTACAAGTACTTTCCCACAAACATTTCCAGTTGCTCTACACCTCTCTATTCGTTTATTGATAGATGTTTCTTTTATAATAAACTCGTAATTTGTTTTACCTTGATATTTTTGAACAATGGTTTCAGATATATTAAAACTTTGTAATTGTCCATTGCTAAGTAGGATTGATGTTGGACATAAATCCAAAATAGTATTTAAATTATGACTCACAAACAGCACCGTCCTTCCTTGTCCTTTCGAGATATCTCCCATTTTTCCGAGGCATTTTTTCTGAAATTCAGCATCTCCTACGGCTAATACTTCGTCAACAATCAAAATTTCACTTTCTAAATGTGCCGCAACCGCAAACGCAAGCCGAACATACATTCCCGAAGAATACCGTTTTACGGGAGTATCTATATATCTTTCTACCCCTGAGAAGTCCACTATTTCGTCAAATTTTCTGGTTATTTCTTTTTTTCGCATGCCAAGGATAGCACCGTTAAGAAATATATTTTCTCTTCCGCTTAATTCGGGATGAAAACCTGTTCCTACTTCTAACAAACTGGCTATCCTTCCTTTTATTTTAATGGTTCCTGTGGTAGGAGAGGTGATTTGGCTGAGAATTTTTAAGAGAGTACTTTTCCCCGCACCATTTCTGCCAATAATTCCTACAGCATCCCCTTGCTGTATTTCAAAATTAATATCTTTCAAACTCCATACAATATCAGATTTTCCTTTTTTGCTTCTATCGTTTGTTTCTCCTATTTTCAAAAAAGGATCTTCTTTTCCTCGTTTGATAGCCCACCATCTTTCTATGTCTCTGCTCAGTGTTCCTGTGGAAAATTGCCCTAATTGGTATGCCTTTGATA comes from the Chitinophagaceae bacterium genome and includes:
- a CDS encoding FkbM family methyltransferase, whose amino-acid sequence is MMYIKKIIKNALIFARLWKRNKTTLSSDTICEIRDLLDGEKITLVDVGGAVNLQPHHHKLIGNTCFYIFEPDLRSYDDLISTVGRYSHPHDFHYINKALSGKDGKRTLYLSNVPTGSSILPVNKESVLFSEKSTYLFPMKELEIETRNLSTILKEIKVKNFDAIKLDVQGAELEIIQGISPDMLKDIMLIEVEVGLHEIYMNQATFQNTDSFMRQSGFELFELRINRGHIPNSTDNKSYHKIYLDAHEQSPSVSARVYEFDAVYFRSINWVKKEQPPVSIIRKLISLYCVYNFYAEAIQMTEYCRENNLIDEKDSIKIINSIKQIHKKEYKKLTKYHSFLKSNNYNIWAQYMWVPYPSN
- a CDS encoding ABC transporter ATP-binding protein, giving the protein MTVIKAENISKAYQLGQFSTGTLSRDIERWWAIKRGKEDPFLKIGETNDRSKKGKSDIVWSLKDINFEIQQGDAVGIIGRNGAGKSTLLKILSQITSPTTGTIKIKGRIASLLEVGTGFHPELSGRENIFLNGAILGMRKKEITRKFDEIVDFSGVERYIDTPVKRYSSGMYVRLAFAVAAHLESEILIVDEVLAVGDAEFQKKCLGKMGDISKGQGRTVLFVSHNLNTILDLCPTSILLSNGQLQSFNISETIVQKYQGKTNYEFIIKETSINKRIERCRATGNVCGKVLVKDIECTHFPSQENNFLVLLFTLVSSVDIENDNLFVAIGFQNSPNSLAYGTNKYRCDDIIKKNVYHKLHLKIDNLSSCNLEYAFPYIVLLDKNNSPYDVIDAHVADVPSIKIFRDPVIEKVHITKI